The Chionomys nivalis chromosome 20, mChiNiv1.1, whole genome shotgun sequence genome includes a region encoding these proteins:
- the Coprs gene encoding coordinator of PRMT5 and differentiation stimulator, with product MDPLAAPGQGSGEPSAREAPSAEAGFAAADLSGQETETEMAMDPLGKGAQSIPNGSPAHAEGLGMEEDGFVEEKEADGELYAWELSEGPPMEQAADLFSEDWDLELKADQSNPYDADDIQGSISQEIKPWVCCAPQGDMMYDPSWHHPPPLIPHYSKMVFETGQFDDAED from the exons ATGGACCCTCTGGCGGCCCCCGGTCAGGGGTCCGGAGAGCCCAGTGCACGGGAGGCCCCCAGCGCGGAG GCTGGCTTTGCCGCAGCTGACCTCTCTggtcaggagacagagactgagatggCCATGGACCCACTAGGCAA AGGAGCCCAGAGCATCCCTAATGGCAGCCCTGCCCATGCTGAGGGCCTAGGTATGGAAGAGGATGGCTTTGTGGAGGAGAAGGAAGCTGATGGGGAACTGTACGCCTGGGAGCTGTCAGAAGGGCCGCCCATGGAACAGGCTGCTGATCTCTTTAGTGAGGACTGGGACTTGGAGCTGAAAGCAGACCAAAGCAATCCTTACG ATGCCGATGACATCCAGGGGAGCATTTCTCAAGAGATTAAACCCTGGGTGTGCTGTGCCCCGCAAGGAGACATGATGTATGACCCTAGCTGGCACCACCCCCCTCCACTGATACCACATTATTCTAAGATGGTCTTTGAAACAGGACAGTTTGATGATGCCGAAGACTAA
- the Champ1 gene encoding chromosome alignment-maintaining phosphoprotein 1, which yields MEVCQEPHKPALSLDCDHCGFRGTDYENVQIHMGSIHPEFCDDMDAGGLGKMIFYQKSAKLFHCHQCFFTSKMYSNVYYHITAKHAASEKWRDKAKDQLSKETETVASPSLPEHQSTALDPAEVRPTPALPTETQKIGPSLSPEPQKSVPPALEPEDSGPVVSPEQQAPCLPAEASKTASVSSPECVDPASMVSELQKPAPASPESVKSALVSSKPQKHSPFADTGAPPSTLSPESPVLATSPEPWGPSLTASPESRKPTRPASPEPRKPSPSESPELWKPFPAVTSEPRRPTPAVSPGSWKPGPPGSPRPWKSSPSATSGPWKSSKPAPSLSPGPWKPIPSVSPGPWKPAPSVSTASWKSSVSSGSWKTPPTSPESWKSGPPELRKTALALSPEHWKAVPPVSPELRRPGPPLSPEIRSPAGSPELRKPSGSPDLWKLSPDQRKSSPASLDFPESQKSSRGSPDIWKSSFITESQKPSIFPETRKHPSGSSEPPKVASDIWKPVLSLDAEARKSTLFPEPTKAVLPASPEPRKRALFPEPRKHVLFPELPKSAVISNAQKATELGDELQLEAVDDAAKCDSLVQEGLLTAPKKLLEDALFPPSKKLKKDSQENSDAELSSSEYLRTDLDAIDIKGQESSSDQEQVDVESIDFGKENKMEMSSPEQSKNVLQFTEEKEAFISEEEIAKYMKRGKGKYYCKICCCRAMKKGAVLHHLVNKHNVHSPYKCTICGKAFLLESLLKNHVAAHGQSLLKCPRCNFESNFPRGFKKHLTHCQSRFNEEANKKLMEALESPLEEPQM from the coding sequence ATGGAAGTGTGTCAGGAGCCTCACAAACCAGCGCTGAGCCTGGACTGTGACCACTGTGGTTTCAGAGGCACTGATTATGAGAACGTGCAGATCCACATGGGCTCCATCCATCCGGAGTTTTGTGATGATATGGATGCTGGAGGACTCGGCAAGATGATATTTTACCAGAAGAGTGCAAAGCTCTTCCACTGCCATCAGTGCTTCTTTACCAGCAAGATGTACTCGAATGTGTACTATCACATCACAGCCAAACACGCAGCCTCAGAGAAGTGGAGGGACAAAGCAAAGGACCAGCTGAGCAAAGAGACCGAGACTGTGGCAAGCCCTTCCCTTCCCGAACACCAGAGCACAGCCTTGGACCCAGCAGAAGTGAGGCCCACTCCAGCTCTCCCCACGGAAACACAGAAAATTGGTCCGAGTTTGTCTCCAGAGCCACAAAAGTCTGTTCCTCCTGCTCTGGAGCCTGAGGACTCTGGCCCTGTTGTTTCTCCTGAGCAACAGGCCCCTTGTCTTCCTGCTGAGGCCTCAAAAactgcttctgtttcttccccTGAATGTGTCGACCCAGccagcatggtgtctgagctgcagaagcctgcccctgcttcccctGAGTCTGTCAAGTCCGCTCTTGTTAGCTCCAAACCCCAGAAGCACTCTCCTTTTGCTGATACGGGGGCTCCCCCTTCCACCTTGTCTCCAGAGTCACCAGTTCTGGCCACATCGCCTGAGCCTTGGGGGCCATCTCTAACAGCATCTCCAGAGTCTCGGAAGCCTACACGTCCTGCCTCCCCTGAGCCAAGGAAGCCATCCCCATCAGAGTCTCCTGAACTTTGGAAGCCATTTCCTGCCGTCACTTCAGAGCCTCGGAGACCAACCCCAGCAGTATCACCAGGTTCCTGGAAGCCAGGGCCACCTGGTTCTCCTCGGCCTTGGAAATCCAGTCCTTCAGCAACCTCAGGACCTTGGAAGTCATCTAAACCTGCTCCATCTTTGTCTCCTGGGCCTTGGAAGCCAATACCTTCTGTGTCTCCTGGGCCTTGGAAGCCAGCTCCGTCTGTGTCCACTGCATCCTGGAAGTCTTCAGTCTCATCTGGTTCCTGGAAAACGCCCCCCACATCTCCAGAGTCATGGAAGTCTGGTCCCCCTGAGCTCAGAAAGACAGCTCTTGCTTTGTCACCCGAACACTGGAAGGCAGTGCCCCCTGTGTCTCCTGAGCTTCGCAGACCGGGCCCACCACTCTCTCCTGAGATCCGAAGTCCAGCAGGATCTCCGGAGCTCAGGAAGCCTTCAGGGTCCCCAGACCTTTGGAAACTTTCTCCTGACCAGCGGAAAAGTTCTCCTGCTTCACTGGATTTCCCCGAGTCCCAGAAAAGTTCTCGTGGGTCTCCTGACATCTGGAAGTCCTCCTTCATTACAGAATCTCAGAAGCCTAGCATCTTCCCTGAGACACGGAAACATCCTTCTGGCTCATCTGAGCCCCCAAAGGTGGCCTCCGACATATGGAAGCCTGTCCTCTCTCTAGATGCTGAGGCTAGGAAGTCCACACTGTTTCCTGAGCCCACCAAAGCAgtccttcctgcttctccagagCCACGGAAACGTGCACTTTTCCCAGAGCCCCGGAAGCATGTACTTTTCCCTGAGCTCCCCAAATCTGCTGTGATCTCTAACGCTCAGAAGGCCACTGAGCTTGGTGATGAGCTACAGCTGGAAGCTGTAGATGATGCTGCAAAATGTGATAGTCTGGTCCAGGAAGGGCTTCTGACTGCACCTAAGAAACTGCTAGAGGATGCTCTATTTCCTCCTTCAAAGAAGCTCAAGAAAGACAGTCAAGAGAACTCGGATGCTGAGCTCAGTAGTAGTGAGTACCTGAGAACAGATTTAGATGCCATAGACATCAAGGGCCAGGAGTCCAGCAGCGACCAAGAGCAGGTGGATGTCGAGTCTATTGACTTTGGCAAAGAGAACAAAATGGAGATGAGTAGTCCAGAACAGTCCAAAAACGTGCTTCAGTTCACCGAAGAGAAAGAGGCCTTCATTTCTGAGGAGGAGATCGCAAAATACATGAAGCGTGGAAAAGGGAAATACTACTGCAAAATTTGCTGCTGCCGTGCCATGAAGAAAGGCGCTGTTTTGCATCACCTGGTTAATAAACACAATGTGCATAGTCCGTACAAATGCACAATTTGTGGGAAAGCGTTTCTCTTGGAGTCTCTCCTTAAAAATCACGTCGCAGCCCATGGGCAAAGTTTACTTAAATGTCCACGCTGTAATTTTGAATCAAATTTCCCAAGAGGCTTTAAGAAACATTTAACTCATTGTCAAAGCCGGTTTAATGAAGAGGCAAATAAGAAGCTGATGGAAGCTCTTGAGTCACCATTGGAAGAGCCACAGATGTGA